The following is a genomic window from Spirosoma foliorum.
CCGCTGAGCCGGGTTGAAATATTACCCACACCACACCAGTTCCATTGCTGAGTTGCCACATCATAAACAATTACAGAACCAACTAATCCGCGGGTTTTTGTAACCGAACGATGCATCGACCGCAGAATATCGACCGGGCGATGATCCGGACAATGACGAAACGAGTTGATTGCAGTCTGCACAGCCAGGTGAGCTTCCGGGCCGTGCCCCAAACCATCTCCCAGAAATAGCTTGATATGGCCTGGTGTCATTTTCAGATAACAACCATCGCCACACATAGTTTCGCCGGGTTTAGCAACCAGTAAGGAACGGAACTCAAACCCAGACGATCGTTCGCTTATAAGTGCAGCCGCTGGATTGAGAAATATCCGGGCTAACAGGATTGTTCCCCATCCTTTTATCGAGTAAATCTGCGTCTGATCGGCTAATCGATTGATGGTTCCCAGGCCATGTCCCAGCGTACTTGTAGTGGAAACGCCATCCTTTGTCATTTTAGCGGTATCAGCCATTCCGGGACCGTTATCAATACTAATCAATTCAATTCCCGACTGATTGGTT
Proteins encoded in this region:
- a CDS encoding ATP-binding SpoIIE family protein phosphatase translates to MDNSVHVRFQAPDRSYLALLKKGINQLAVQAGFQHQRLSEIDLIVAEMATNLIKHAGGGDILVRHFQSTNQSGIELISIDNGPGMADTAKMTKDGVSTTSTLGHGLGTINRLADQTQIYSIKGWGTILLARIFLNPAAALISERSSGFEFRSLLVAKPGETMCGDGCYLKMTPGHIKLFLGDGLGHGPEAHLAVQTAINSFRHCPDHRPVDILRSMHRSVTKTRGLVGSVIVYDVATQQWNWCGVGNISTRLSGVTSSKNFLSYNGIIGMNLPATMNDHMLPFERGQLLIMCSDGLQSRWDHTKYPLIHRYDLTILAAALYKDYSRQTDDTSLVVGRAHGDHGGTN